A genome region from Candidatus Margulisiibacteriota bacterium includes the following:
- a CDS encoding dihydrodipicolinate reductase — MKKLTVGVFGFGKTGRLVAGEFLKSDEFHLSWVIRESRTDNHKYASRLLGFEFDRGEIYSIDDITEDFYVKNHTDLIIDFSSSTGIYSYAPAAYQGTRIVSAISKYEQQDLDLLKSLSSQTPVLYSPNITLGVNVLLIAGQILQKIAPHADIEIVEEHFREKKEVSGTAKKIAKALNLSEQEHINSIRVGGIVGRHEIIFGLPNQTMRLVHESFNRAVFGQGAIFASKWLVNQPAGLYSMENIIAEMFKQNIPVY, encoded by the coding sequence ATGAAAAAACTAACTGTGGGAGTATTTGGTTTTGGAAAAACAGGCAGACTTGTTGCCGGAGAATTCTTAAAAAGCGATGAGTTTCACCTTTCATGGGTCATCCGCGAGAGTCGTACTGATAATCACAAATATGCCAGCCGATTACTTGGCTTTGAATTCGACCGTGGAGAGATTTATTCCATAGATGATATTACTGAGGATTTCTACGTAAAAAATCATACCGATCTTATTATTGATTTCTCCAGTTCCACTGGGATCTATTCCTATGCCCCAGCAGCTTACCAGGGAACAAGGATTGTATCAGCCATCTCGAAGTACGAACAGCAAGACCTTGATCTGCTTAAATCATTAAGTTCACAAACACCGGTTTTATATTCTCCCAATATTACTCTTGGGGTTAATGTGCTGTTAATTGCTGGACAAATTCTTCAGAAAATTGCGCCGCATGCTGATATTGAAATCGTTGAGGAACACTTCAGGGAAAAGAAAGAAGTATCCGGTACAGCAAAGAAAATAGCTAAAGCACTTAACTTGAGCGAACAAGAACATATTAATTCAATTCGAGTTGGCGGTATTGTAGGCCGTCACGAAATCATTTTTGGACTACCCAACCAAACGATGCGCCTTGTTCATGAGAGTTTTAATCGTGCGGTATTTGGTCAGGGAGCAATATTTGCGTCAAAATGGCTTGTTAATCAGCCCGCTGGCCTATACTCGATGGAGAATATTATTGCCGAGATGTTCAAACAGAATATTCCTGTTTATTAA
- a CDS encoding superoxide dismutase family protein translates to MKQPIMQCMLLFLGIFLITACTRQASVKTVEPNAAAFINPANKSKVTGLLSFRQTDNGVRISGTITGLTPGVHGIHIHEYGTCNADASAAGGHFNPNKSQHGSPASKSRHAGDLGNITANQKGVASVNTIGKHISLGGNNNVIGRAIVIHERADDYITQPSGNSGKPIGCGTIGIAKQREQSNAKAK, encoded by the coding sequence ATGAAACAGCCTATTATGCAATGTATGCTTTTATTTTTAGGAATATTCCTTATAACAGCCTGCACAAGACAGGCAAGTGTAAAAACAGTTGAGCCTAATGCTGCAGCGTTTATTAATCCTGCAAACAAGAGCAAGGTAACTGGATTACTCTCGTTCAGACAGACGGACAATGGTGTTAGAATTAGCGGAACAATAACTGGGCTAACACCTGGGGTTCACGGTATCCACATCCATGAGTATGGCACCTGCAATGCAGATGCAAGTGCCGCGGGAGGTCATTTCAATCCAAACAAATCCCAGCATGGTTCTCCAGCTTCAAAGAGCAGACATGCCGGGGACCTTGGCAATATAACTGCTAACCAGAAAGGTGTCGCCTCAGTCAATACTATTGGCAAACACATCTCATTAGGAGGCAATAATAACGTTATTGGGCGTGCCATCGTTATTCATGAACGGGCAGACGATTATATAACCCAACCCTCAGGTAACTCAGGAAAACCTATAGGTTGTGGAACTATCGGAATAGCAAAACAACGAGAACAGTCCAATGCGAAAGCAAAATAA
- a CDS encoding SsrA-binding protein: MNDKKTPYLITDNRKARFNYSIIETYEAGIVLSGTEVKSIRHHQVNLNDSFARVVNGEVWITNMHVNPYEQGNMFNPPPARERKLLLHSNEIRKLFGKIKEKGLTLIPLNLHWKGNKVKVDLALCKAKKLYDKREDMKKKDSDKEIERAIRGRG; the protein is encoded by the coding sequence ATGAACGACAAGAAAACACCGTATCTTATTACTGATAATCGTAAAGCCCGGTTTAATTATTCGATAATTGAGACGTACGAAGCCGGTATTGTACTTTCTGGAACTGAGGTAAAGTCCATTCGGCATCATCAGGTGAACCTTAACGATAGTTTCGCCCGGGTAGTGAATGGCGAAGTCTGGATTACTAACATGCATGTTAATCCTTATGAACAGGGAAACATGTTTAATCCACCTCCGGCAAGAGAAAGAAAGTTGCTTCTTCATAGTAACGAAATAAGAAAATTATTTGGGAAAATTAAAGAAAAAGGACTTACGCTTATTCCTCTCAATCTACACTGGAAAGGGAACAAAGTAAAAGTAGACCTTGCACTTTGCAAAGCTAAGAAGCTCTATGATAAACGCGAAGATATGAAAAAGAAAGATAGCGATAAGGAGATAGAAAGAGCTATTCGAGGTAGGGGGTAA
- a CDS encoding aerotolerance regulator BatA encodes MIRFGSVYYLALLVFLPLIYWWLKTFYTKRSSYFLYSDINLLKNYTISLKAKVYKALPSIHLFVLFLIIIALSRPQYGTRTIDVITHGVDIISAIDVSGTMAAEDFKPKNRIETAKELFKEFVRGRKNDRIGLIVFAGKSYTQVPLTLDYAILETFLNNVKIGMIEDGTAIGMAIATSINRLRKSDSKSKVIILLTDGDNNAGEIDPITAAKLARSFNIKIYAIGVGKEGGAPIPFSHPLYGKVYYQNPDGSLVMTKIDEESLKQIASITGGRYFRATDSNKLREIYKKIDSLEKTEMKIKEYDNFGELANYFLVPAMLIFLLEIILSLTWLRRVP; translated from the coding sequence ATGATAAGATTTGGCTCTGTTTACTATCTGGCATTGTTGGTTTTTTTACCCCTTATTTATTGGTGGTTGAAAACCTTTTATACAAAAAGAAGCTCGTATTTTCTTTATTCGGATATTAACCTTTTAAAGAATTACACTATTAGTTTAAAAGCAAAGGTTTATAAGGCGCTGCCCTCTATTCATTTATTTGTTTTATTTCTCATCATTATAGCGCTGTCGCGTCCTCAGTACGGTACAAGAACAATTGACGTCATTACACATGGCGTTGATATCATTTCTGCAATTGATGTTTCCGGAACAATGGCAGCCGAAGATTTTAAACCGAAAAATCGTATTGAAACAGCCAAGGAATTATTTAAAGAATTTGTTCGTGGAAGAAAAAATGACCGGATCGGCCTCATTGTTTTTGCCGGAAAAAGTTATACGCAGGTTCCTCTGACCCTTGATTACGCCATACTTGAGACCTTTCTCAATAATGTTAAAATTGGGATGATCGAGGATGGAACTGCAATTGGAATGGCAATTGCGACTTCCATTAATCGGCTGCGTAAGTCTGACTCAAAGAGCAAAGTAATTATCTTGCTGACAGATGGCGATAATAATGCAGGAGAGATAGACCCGATTACAGCTGCGAAACTGGCCAGGAGCTTTAACATTAAGATATATGCCATAGGTGTTGGCAAAGAAGGCGGCGCTCCCATCCCCTTTAGCCATCCTCTCTACGGTAAAGTCTATTACCAGAACCCTGACGGAAGTCTTGTTATGACGAAAATCGATGAAGAATCGCTTAAGCAGATCGCGAGTATAACCGGCGGAAGATATTTCAGGGCTACCGATAGTAATAAATTAAGAGAAATATACAAGAAGATCGATTCATTAGAAAAGACTGAAATGAAAATAAAAGAGTATGATAATTTTGGCGAGCTTGCGAATTATTTTCTTGTTCCGGCAATGTTGATCTTTCTGCTGGAGATAATCTTATCCTTAACGTGGTTAAGACGGGTGCCATAG
- a CDS encoding DUF58 domain-containing protein, with product MTQFIPGNIIKKVKYLEIKTRRTVNSLLSGGYHSAFKGKGMEFSEVRAYVPGDDIRAIDWNVTAKSGYPFIKVFHEERELTVILVVDASASLKLGTRIATKSEIAAEMSALLSFSAIKNNDNVGLAIYSDGFEKYIPPKKGKKHAMRVIQEVLYFSPRHKATNIKAALDRLNKTVKKKSLIFILSDFIDSDWKQSLSILNKKHDVIPVVINDVMEQSLPDIGLIELYDEEKDELLVVDTSDRKFAATFKKDREEAQRNLDKLFRTINVEPIFICSTGSYVESLMRYFRYREKRR from the coding sequence ATGACTCAATTTATTCCTGGAAATATAATAAAGAAAGTAAAATACCTTGAGATAAAAACCCGGAGAACTGTTAATTCGTTACTTTCCGGCGGCTATCATAGTGCCTTCAAAGGGAAAGGGATGGAGTTCAGCGAAGTTCGGGCTTATGTGCCTGGCGATGATATTCGGGCAATCGACTGGAATGTGACAGCAAAAAGCGGATATCCCTTTATCAAAGTATTTCACGAAGAACGTGAATTGACTGTTATCCTTGTTGTTGATGCCTCTGCATCGCTCAAATTAGGGACAAGAATAGCCACCAAAAGTGAAATCGCAGCCGAGATGAGCGCGTTGTTGTCTTTCTCAGCCATCAAAAATAATGACAATGTAGGACTTGCTATTTACTCGGATGGTTTCGAAAAGTATATTCCACCGAAAAAAGGCAAAAAGCATGCCATGCGAGTTATTCAAGAGGTCCTCTATTTTAGTCCCCGGCATAAAGCCACAAATATTAAGGCAGCATTAGATCGATTGAATAAAACTGTCAAAAAGAAAAGTTTGATATTCATTCTTTCAGATTTTATTGATTCTGATTGGAAACAGTCGTTGTCGATTTTGAACAAGAAACATGATGTTATTCCGGTCGTTATTAATGACGTTATGGAGCAATCGTTGCCGGATATTGGGCTTATTGAGCTTTATGATGAGGAAAAAGACGAATTGCTGGTTGTCGATACTTCCGACCGCAAATTTGCAGCAACGTTTAAAAAAGACCGGGAAGAAGCGCAGCGAAATCTTGATAAATTATTCCGGACTATCAATGTCGAACCTATTTTCATATGTTCTACCGGTTCGTATGTCGAGTCCTTGATGAGGTATTTCAGATACCGTGAAAAGCGACGATAA
- a CDS encoding ATPase, with the protein MSEIAKQIIGQKYMIERMLVGLLADGHILLEGVPGLAKTLTIKTMASIIDFSFARMQFTPDLLPADIVGTMIFNQKTNEFVPKKGPIFANIVLADEINRAPAKVQSALLEAMQEKQVTIGDKTYLLPLPFLVMATQNPIEQEGTYPLPEAQVDRFMLKIKVDYPSKNEERQIIDLITQDTVVTLQKVITPERLVEARKIVNQVYIDEKIKNYIVDIIDASRNPGKYPGLAKIQEFIEFGASPRASIYLAKAAKAHAFINRRGFVIPEDIKEIGYDVLRHRIIVSYEAEAQEIDSEKIIKILFDEIPVP; encoded by the coding sequence ATGTCTGAGATTGCCAAACAGATCATTGGTCAAAAATATATGATCGAGCGAATGCTCGTTGGTCTGCTTGCTGACGGACATATTCTTCTTGAGGGAGTTCCCGGTCTAGCTAAGACCTTAACTATCAAAACAATGGCATCGATTATTGATTTTTCGTTTGCCAGAATGCAGTTTACGCCGGATCTTTTGCCTGCGGATATTGTTGGAACGATGATTTTCAATCAAAAAACTAATGAATTCGTGCCTAAAAAAGGTCCCATATTTGCGAACATTGTTCTTGCTGATGAGATCAATAGAGCACCTGCAAAAGTGCAGAGTGCCTTGCTAGAAGCTATGCAGGAAAAACAAGTGACCATCGGTGATAAGACGTATTTATTGCCCCTGCCATTCCTGGTTATGGCTACCCAGAATCCGATCGAACAGGAAGGCACCTATCCGTTGCCTGAGGCGCAAGTCGATCGGTTCATGTTAAAGATCAAAGTAGATTATCCTTCAAAAAACGAAGAAAGACAAATTATCGATCTGATTACCCAGGACACGGTGGTAACCTTGCAAAAGGTGATTACTCCGGAGAGGCTTGTTGAAGCTAGGAAAATCGTTAATCAGGTTTATATCGATGAAAAAATAAAGAATTATATTGTCGATATTATAGATGCTTCCAGAAATCCCGGCAAATATCCAGGTCTTGCAAAGATCCAGGAATTTATCGAATTCGGCGCGTCACCCCGCGCTTCTATCTATCTGGCGAAAGCTGCGAAAGCCCATGCCTTTATTAACCGGAGAGGATTTGTAATCCCTGAGGATATCAAGGAGATAGGTTACGATGTTCTAAGACATAGAATAATTGTTTCGTATGAGGCCGAAGCTCAAGAGATCGATTCTGAGAAAATTATAAAAATATTATTTGATGAGATACCGGTTCCATAA
- a CDS encoding FmdB family transcriptional regulator — translation MPFYDYKCKSCNHVFETFHSISESPELPCPQCNGESKKMISQTIGISFKGSGFHVTDYKSSGSSSTASSSTTTASSNTASVSTTSPKEASTTTGSSSSPASSKESAAS, via the coding sequence ATGCCTTTTTATGATTATAAATGCAAAAGCTGTAATCATGTATTCGAGACATTCCATAGTATATCAGAAAGTCCTGAATTGCCATGTCCTCAATGTAATGGCGAATCGAAAAAAATGATTTCGCAGACTATTGGTATTTCGTTCAAGGGTTCCGGCTTTCATGTTACTGATTATAAGAGTTCCGGTTCATCAAGTACTGCGTCTTCGTCAACAACCACAGCTTCATCTAATACGGCTTCCGTATCAACAACTTCTCCGAAAGAAGCGTCAACGACGACTGGGAGTTCCAGCTCTCCTGCTTCGAGTAAAGAAAGTGCGGCATCATAA
- a CDS encoding UPF0182 family protein, with protein MINSVKFFWRIVLLLLTLLVVYLFIRIYPSYLWFVDVGFKNVFLISTLAKIGLFAVFFLGTFLFFAANLFIAQRIIRDVENKSEIVDSLLDRLFKQDKFTYNPVMDLLKGAIRRYTLIVLLVVIALVSFVVGGVQGYVQWDKVLRFIYQAPSTVIDPLFGKSISFYFFSLPFYNFIVAFLMLIIVIALIILFAVYLQFGLLRISLSIFRDKKIKAHLLTLGALFFVLLAIKFWLSRYGLLLTTGGKLFHGPGYTDIHAGFLNYAVLAGLSLLTGAILFLDIYIPTFKPVIMVLFVLLVSGVFFGGIYPGLIQNFVVNPNEYEKEKPYLEHNINYTRKAFNLENVSESFFPALEELNMNEIRNNKEIIDNIRVWDETPILKTFSQLQEIRLYYEFANVDVDRYDLGGKSQQVMISARELIGSQLSDKAQSWVNRKLQYTHGYGVVMSPVNQFTSDGMPEFYIKNIPPVSTVPYKINRPEIYFGERANEYVIVNTDIKEFDYPKGDDNVYTQYAGGRGIAIDSWLNRLLYSVQFGDKNIFFTSYIKKGSKILYNRNIMDRVKTIVPFITYDRDPYVVVADGRIYWMMDGYTLSNQYPYSQPFNNSINYIRNSVKITVDAYDGTVAFYLMDEKDPIIKTYQSIFKGVFKPFSQMPDSLKSHVRVPNDYFAIQAHMYRNYHMTNPQVFYNQEDVWEIPKQKNDESEAVMEPYYITMKLPDENNFDFLQLIPYTPSNKNNLISWLVSKNNPDEYGKLSVYKLSKERQIFGPTQIESRIDQDTYISQQLTLWGQKGSTIIRGNILIIPIENSLVYVEPLYLQATASNLPQLKRVIVAYGDNVVMETDLEKAIAKVFGNIPITENVAVQTTGNVVTASPEYERLAKQALDNYNEALEKQKSGDWAGYGESLRKLRNVLEQLAKFRK; from the coding sequence ATGATTAATTCTGTGAAGTTTTTCTGGCGTATTGTGTTATTACTTTTAACACTGTTGGTAGTTTACTTGTTCATTAGGATATATCCATCCTATTTATGGTTTGTCGATGTTGGCTTCAAAAATGTTTTTCTCATTTCTACGCTGGCCAAAATTGGCTTGTTTGCTGTTTTTTTTCTCGGCACGTTTCTGTTCTTTGCCGCAAATTTATTTATTGCGCAGAGAATTATTCGCGATGTTGAAAACAAGTCCGAGATTGTCGACTCACTTCTGGACCGCTTATTTAAGCAAGATAAGTTTACCTATAATCCTGTCATGGATTTGCTTAAGGGTGCTATAAGACGATATACCTTAATCGTTTTATTGGTTGTTATTGCCCTGGTAAGTTTTGTTGTCGGGGGGGTTCAGGGATACGTTCAATGGGATAAAGTACTCCGGTTCATTTACCAGGCTCCTTCAACGGTTATAGATCCATTATTCGGGAAATCGATTTCTTTTTATTTTTTCAGTTTACCTTTCTATAATTTTATTGTTGCTTTCCTGATGTTGATTATTGTTATAGCCCTCATTATTCTTTTTGCCGTTTATCTTCAGTTCGGGTTACTAAGAATCTCGTTATCTATCTTTCGAGATAAAAAAATTAAAGCCCATCTCTTAACCTTGGGTGCTCTATTTTTCGTTCTCTTAGCTATAAAGTTCTGGTTGTCTCGTTATGGGTTGTTGCTTACGACTGGCGGTAAGTTGTTCCATGGTCCGGGATATACGGATATTCATGCCGGATTTCTCAACTACGCGGTGCTGGCAGGGCTATCGTTATTGACAGGGGCTATCTTGTTCCTGGATATTTATATTCCGACTTTTAAACCGGTGATTATGGTGTTGTTTGTCCTTCTGGTAAGCGGCGTGTTTTTTGGGGGAATATATCCTGGGCTGATCCAGAATTTTGTTGTTAACCCAAACGAATATGAAAAAGAGAAACCCTATCTCGAGCATAACATCAATTATACAAGGAAAGCCTTTAATCTTGAAAATGTTTCTGAGAGTTTTTTCCCGGCATTAGAAGAGCTGAACATGAACGAGATCAGAAATAATAAGGAGATAATTGATAACATCAGGGTCTGGGATGAAACTCCTATCCTTAAGACCTTTTCTCAGTTACAAGAGATCCGCCTTTATTACGAGTTTGCGAATGTCGACGTCGATAGGTACGACCTCGGCGGCAAATCTCAGCAAGTCATGATATCTGCGAGGGAATTGATCGGAAGTCAGCTATCGGACAAAGCTCAGAGCTGGGTTAACAGGAAACTGCAGTATACCCACGGCTACGGTGTTGTCATGAGCCCGGTTAATCAGTTTACCAGTGACGGGATGCCGGAATTCTACATAAAGAATATTCCTCCGGTATCGACGGTACCGTACAAAATCAATCGTCCGGAGATCTATTTTGGTGAACGGGCAAATGAGTATGTTATCGTAAACACTGACATTAAGGAATTTGATTATCCGAAAGGCGACGATAACGTCTATACCCAATACGCAGGAGGTAGAGGCATTGCAATTGATTCATGGTTGAACCGGCTGCTATATTCAGTGCAGTTTGGCGATAAGAATATTTTCTTTACCTCGTATATTAAGAAAGGCAGCAAGATCCTCTATAACCGGAACATTATGGACCGCGTTAAAACGATAGTGCCTTTTATTACTTATGACAGAGATCCCTATGTTGTTGTAGCTGATGGCCGGATCTACTGGATGATGGATGGATATACCCTCTCGAATCAGTATCCTTATTCTCAGCCGTTTAATAATTCAATCAATTATATTCGTAATTCTGTCAAAATTACGGTCGATGCTTATGATGGTACCGTTGCATTTTACCTTATGGACGAAAAAGATCCGATTATTAAGACCTATCAAAGCATTTTCAAAGGGGTGTTCAAACCTTTTTCTCAGATGCCCGATTCCCTCAAAAGCCATGTCCGGGTTCCCAATGATTATTTCGCGATACAGGCACATATGTACAGAAATTATCATATGACGAACCCTCAGGTATTCTACAACCAGGAGGATGTCTGGGAAATCCCGAAACAGAAGAACGATGAATCTGAAGCTGTGATGGAGCCTTACTACATTACTATGAAGCTGCCTGATGAAAATAATTTTGATTTCTTGCAGCTGATACCATATACTCCCTCTAACAAGAATAATCTGATTTCCTGGCTGGTATCAAAAAATAATCCTGATGAGTATGGCAAGCTTTCGGTTTATAAGCTTTCGAAAGAACGGCAGATTTTTGGCCCTACGCAAATCGAATCAAGAATTGATCAGGATACGTACATCTCTCAGCAGCTTACCCTCTGGGGACAAAAAGGGTCTACGATCATCAGAGGCAATATCCTGATTATCCCGATAGAGAACTCGCTTGTTTATGTCGAGCCTCTTTATCTTCAGGCCACAGCATCGAACCTTCCGCAGCTTAAACGTGTGATTGTTGCTTATGGAGATAATGTTGTTATGGAAACCGATTTGGAGAAAGCGATAGCCAAAGTATTCGGAAATATACCTATTACCGAAAATGTCGCAGTTCAAACGACTGGCAATGTTGTTACCGCAAGTCCGGAATACGAAAGACTCGCGAAACAAGCTCTCGACAATTATAACGAAGCGCTGGAAAAACAAAAGAGCGGGGACTGGGCTGGGTATGGGGAATCCCTGCGCAAGCTCCGGAATGTACTTGAGCAATTAGCGAAATTCAGGAAATAG
- a CDS encoding NAD-dependent malic enzyme, producing the protein MIQISREEIFELHKNGKISIENRTSLDNYTQLSLAYTPGVAEVCKEIANDPKIYPDYTIAGNTVAIVTDGTAILGLGDLGPKAAMPVMEGKAMLFKAFGGVNAFPILIDTQDVEEIIKTVKLIAPTFGGINLEDIAAPRCFEIERRLIDELDIPVFHDDQHGTAVVTLAGLINALKIVHKNLSDVKIVVNGIGAAGTSITNLLLANGARNIIGCDRSGALSNVREDLNGAKKKYVTRTNPDNESGLLQDVIKNADVFIGVSGPGSLTREMVLTMSKTPVVFAMANPTPEIMPEEIADIGAIIATGRSDYPNQINNVLCFPGLFRGLFDAKARKITVDMLTAAARSISSIVTEEELASGKIIPSVFDKQVALVVAEAVKLVAARQ; encoded by the coding sequence ATGATACAGATAAGCAGAGAAGAAATATTTGAACTTCATAAAAATGGTAAGATTTCGATTGAGAATAGAACGAGCCTTGATAACTATACCCAGTTATCTTTAGCCTACACTCCCGGAGTTGCCGAAGTATGCAAAGAAATTGCGAATGATCCTAAGATCTATCCTGATTATACAATCGCCGGAAACACGGTTGCGATAGTTACTGACGGGACTGCTATACTTGGACTTGGTGATCTTGGCCCGAAGGCTGCGATGCCTGTTATGGAAGGCAAGGCAATGCTTTTTAAGGCATTTGGCGGGGTTAATGCCTTTCCTATCCTGATTGATACCCAGGATGTGGAAGAGATAATCAAAACCGTAAAATTGATTGCCCCTACCTTTGGCGGCATTAACCTGGAAGATATTGCCGCACCTCGTTGTTTTGAAATTGAGCGCAGGCTGATTGACGAACTTGATATACCGGTTTTCCACGATGATCAACATGGTACGGCAGTTGTAACACTTGCCGGACTTATTAACGCTCTCAAAATTGTTCACAAAAACCTTAGCGATGTGAAGATCGTAGTTAACGGTATTGGCGCTGCGGGGACCTCTATCACCAATCTGCTTTTAGCAAATGGCGCCAGGAACATTATTGGCTGTGATCGAAGCGGAGCCTTATCTAATGTCCGGGAAGATTTGAACGGTGCGAAGAAAAAATATGTCACCAGGACCAATCCTGATAATGAAAGCGGATTGCTTCAAGATGTAATCAAAAATGCCGATGTTTTCATCGGCGTTTCAGGCCCAGGATCTCTAACGAGAGAGATGGTCCTTACCATGAGCAAAACCCCGGTTGTTTTTGCTATGGCGAACCCTACTCCTGAGATTATGCCGGAGGAAATTGCCGATATTGGCGCTATAATTGCTACCGGAAGGTCGGATTATCCTAATCAGATTAATAATGTATTGTGTTTCCCTGGCTTGTTTCGGGGGTTATTTGACGCAAAGGCCAGGAAGATTACCGTTGATATGCTTACCGCAGCAGCCAGGTCTATTTCTTCTATTGTTACTGAAGAGGAATTAGCGAGTGGGAAAATCATCCCTTCGGTTTTTGATAAGCAGGTTGCATTGGTCGTGGCTGAAGCAGTAAAGCTAGTGGCAGCTCGACAGTAG
- a CDS encoding RNA-binding protein yields the protein MITFKLETEYIELNKLLKVTQICSSGGIANHLITDKLVRVDGEIETRKRCKIRSGQRVTYKNKSILVE from the coding sequence ATGATTACCTTCAAATTAGAGACTGAATATATTGAATTAAACAAACTGCTCAAAGTCACGCAGATATGCAGTAGCGGCGGGATAGCGAATCACCTTATTACGGACAAGCTGGTCAGGGTTGACGGAGAGATTGAAACCCGCAAACGCTGTAAGATCAGAAGCGGACAGCGGGTCACCTACAAGAACAAGTCAATACTTGTTGAATAA
- the malQ gene encoding 4-alpha-glucanotransferase codes for MNKRGSGLLMHVTSLPSPFGIGDMGPGAYKFIDFLIHTKQSYWQVLPLNPTLVVLGNSPYSSISAFAGNTLLISPELLVDEGYLDVSDIGKMPVFPEGKVDYESVTQYKQFLFNQAHMKFKVKEERYGYIHFCQKNNDWLEDYALFSVLKNHFQGSLWCDWPVEIRDRHDGALNHMRSLLNEEIEKEKFLQYIFYKQWSAVKCHCNLNGIQIIGDIPIYVNYDSSDVWAHPYLFKLNYDKRPVAVSGVPPDYFSSTGQLWGNPVYEWDALRYQRYHWWIQRIRHNLGLYNIIRIDHFRGLVAYWEVPFGERTAINGRWADVPSVDFFTVLYKFFPYFPIIAEDLGTITPDVREVMRQFGIPGMQVLLFAFGEDNPVHPYLPHNYVKNSMVYTGTHDNNTAKGWFRQEASHDDKRRLFRYIGKEVSEDEASWELMRLALSSGSNVAMVPVQDILSLGEEARMNIPATTNGNWLWRLLPDQLNSYVRDRLAEMTYIYGRA; via the coding sequence ATGAATAAACGGGGAAGTGGACTCCTTATGCATGTTACATCATTACCCTCGCCTTTTGGCATTGGAGATATGGGTCCAGGCGCTTATAAGTTTATAGACTTTCTGATCCATACGAAACAAAGCTACTGGCAGGTATTGCCGCTCAATCCAACCCTGGTAGTTCTTGGTAACTCACCATATAGTAGTATTTCTGCTTTTGCCGGAAATACACTGCTTATTAGTCCTGAGCTATTGGTTGACGAAGGGTACCTTGATGTTTCCGATATAGGAAAAATGCCGGTTTTTCCCGAAGGAAAAGTCGATTATGAGTCAGTTACTCAGTATAAACAATTTCTTTTTAATCAGGCTCATATGAAGTTCAAAGTGAAAGAAGAGCGATATGGCTACATCCATTTTTGCCAAAAGAACAATGATTGGCTCGAAGATTATGCGCTTTTTTCAGTCCTTAAAAATCATTTCCAGGGGAGCCTTTGGTGTGACTGGCCTGTAGAGATACGAGACCGGCATGACGGAGCTCTTAATCATATGAGGTCCCTCCTAAATGAAGAAATTGAGAAAGAAAAGTTTTTACAATACATTTTTTATAAACAGTGGTCAGCAGTCAAATGCCATTGTAACCTTAATGGAATACAGATTATTGGTGATATCCCGATCTATGTTAATTATGACAGTTCAGATGTTTGGGCACATCCTTATCTCTTCAAGTTGAATTATGATAAGCGGCCGGTCGCAGTCTCGGGGGTTCCGCCTGACTACTTTAGTTCTACTGGGCAACTATGGGGCAATCCGGTTTACGAATGGGATGCTTTGCGATATCAGCGGTACCATTGGTGGATACAGCGTATCCGGCATAATTTGGGACTTTATAACATTATAAGAATAGATCATTTTCGTGGGTTAGTTGCCTACTGGGAAGTGCCTTTCGGTGAAAGGACCGCTATCAATGGTAGATGGGCTGATGTTCCGTCCGTGGATTTTTTTACTGTCCTCTATAAGTTTTTTCCTTATTTCCCGATTATCGCAGAGGACCTGGGAACGATAACCCCTGATGTCAGGGAAGTAATGCGTCAATTTGGAATTCCCGGGATGCAAGTGCTTCTTTTTGCTTTCGGGGAAGATAATCCTGTCCATCCCTATCTTCCTCATAATTATGTAAAAAACAGCATGGTATATACTGGCACTCATGATAATAACACAGCAAAAGGTTGGTTTAGGCAGGAAGCTTCGCATGATGATAAACGGCGTTTGTTTCGCTATATCGGAAAAGAAGTTTCGGAAGACGAGGCGAGTTGGGAACTGATGCGGCTTGCTCTGAGCTCTGGTTCTAATGTTGCAATGGTGCCAGTCCAGGATATCCTTTCACTAGGAGAAGAAGCTCGAATGAATATTCCAGCGACAACAAATGGCAATTGGTTATGGCGTTTGCTGCCAGATCAGCTTAATTCCTATGTACGTGATAGGCTGGCTGAGATGACCTATATTTATGGAAGAGCTTGA